From one Humulus lupulus chromosome 8, drHumLupu1.1, whole genome shotgun sequence genomic stretch:
- the LOC133795348 gene encoding uncharacterized protein LOC133795348: MATDPQTQSSTDQSSNPPGDPQTQSAQSNPSIPLTMIKNPLEDPSNPYFLHHGDNPGNTLVSQPLTGQDNYTSWSRAMLLAISVKNKIGFLDGSISKPSISDPVLHTAWIRNNNMVISWILNSVSKEISSSILYDESASTIWSDLKAKLCLSWVHLWRC, encoded by the exons ATGGCTACAGATCCTCAAACTCAATCTTCGACCGATCAAAGCTCAAATCCTCCTGGAGATCCTCAAACACAGTCAGCCCAAAGTAATCCAAGCATACCGCTCACTATGATCAAGAATCCTCTGGAAGATCCGTCAAATCCCTATTTCTTGCATCATGGAGACAATCCGGGCAACACTCTCGTATCACAGCCATTAACAGGACAAGACAACTACACTTCATGGAGTAGAGCCATGCTTCTTGCCATTTCGGTCAAAAACAAGATCGGCTTCCTTGATGGTTCAATCTCTAAGCCATCAATTTCAGATCCTGTTCTTCACACTGCCTGGATCAGGAACAACAACATGGTAATCTCTTGGATCTTAAATTCTGTTTCTAAAGAAATATCGTCTAGTATATTGTACGATGAATCTGCCTCAACTATCTGGTCAGATCTTAAG GCCAAGTTGTGTTTGTCATGGGTGCACTTGTGGAGGTGTTAA